A section of the Bradyrhizobium oligotrophicum S58 genome encodes:
- a CDS encoding HpcH/HpaI aldolase family protein: protein MANNKVKQLWAEGKTVVNAWLAIPSGFSAEVVAQCGFDSVTVDMQHGVQDYLSMVQCFQAMHGHPVTPMVRVPWNEPGVIGKVLDGGAYGVICPMVNTPQEARNLVSYAKYPPKGVRSNGPIRSGMYGSAGEYQKTANDEIVLLPMMETKTAVENMEAILDVEGIDGVYIGPSDLGFSYGLVPKLDRDEPEILKIYEKIVKECGKRGLNPGIHCSGAEGAVRAINMGFKLVTLSNEVGLMQVYARQQVAQTRKESGGKA from the coding sequence GTGGCGAACAACAAGGTCAAGCAGCTCTGGGCCGAAGGCAAGACGGTGGTGAATGCCTGGCTCGCGATCCCCTCGGGCTTTTCCGCGGAGGTCGTGGCTCAGTGTGGCTTCGACAGCGTCACCGTGGACATGCAGCACGGGGTGCAGGACTATCTCTCGATGGTGCAGTGTTTCCAGGCCATGCACGGCCATCCGGTGACCCCGATGGTGCGCGTGCCGTGGAACGAGCCTGGTGTCATCGGCAAGGTGCTCGATGGCGGCGCCTATGGCGTGATCTGCCCGATGGTGAACACACCGCAGGAGGCCCGCAACCTCGTTTCCTACGCCAAATATCCGCCGAAGGGCGTCCGCTCGAACGGCCCGATCCGCTCGGGCATGTATGGGAGCGCCGGCGAGTATCAGAAGACGGCCAATGACGAGATCGTGCTGCTGCCGATGATGGAGACCAAGACCGCGGTCGAGAACATGGAAGCCATTCTCGACGTCGAAGGCATCGATGGCGTCTATATCGGTCCGTCCGATCTCGGTTTCTCCTATGGCCTGGTGCCGAAGCTCGATCGCGACGAGCCGGAGATCCTCAAGATCTATGAGAAGATCGTGAAGGAATGCGGCAAGCGCGGCCTCAATCCCGGCATCCATTGCAGCGGCGCCGAAGGCGCCGTCCGTGCCATCAACATGGGCTTCAAGCTGGTGACCCTGTCGAACGAGGTCGGGCTGATGCAGGTCTACGCCCGCCAGCAGGTGGCGCAGACCCGGAAAGAGTCCGGCGGCAAGGCGTAA
- a CDS encoding malate/lactate/ureidoglycolate dehydrogenase, with protein MVTIKVARLIDFVADVFEHASSSPEEARRIATYLTTANLTGHDSHGVIRVPVYIRWQKMGSIVPNQTAEVVVDTPSLVVVDGKFGYGQTVTPQAVKIGIARCKASGLAALALRNSGHLGRVGDWAEMAAAEGLVSIHFVTAAGSLLVAPYGGVEKRFSTAPYCVGIPRHGQDPIVLDFATSIVAEGKVLVASRGGKKLPKGALIDADGTLSEDPAVLYGPYEAEGTRDHTKGTGAIRAFGEHKGSGLAFICELLGGALTGTGATSANRRFANGMLAIYIDPKVVDPADFFDGEIARYTDFIRTTKPVSGVDQVLVPGDTERKMRAERTANGVPLPDDTWAAIVNTAREVGVSEASIQRATS; from the coding sequence ATGGTCACTATCAAGGTTGCGCGCCTCATCGATTTCGTTGCTGACGTCTTCGAACACGCCAGTTCTTCGCCGGAGGAGGCCCGCCGGATCGCGACCTATCTGACGACGGCCAACCTGACCGGGCATGACAGCCACGGCGTGATCCGCGTGCCCGTTTACATCCGCTGGCAGAAGATGGGATCGATCGTCCCCAACCAGACCGCGGAGGTCGTGGTCGATACCCCGTCCCTGGTCGTGGTCGACGGCAAGTTCGGCTACGGCCAGACCGTGACGCCGCAGGCCGTGAAGATCGGTATCGCGCGCTGCAAGGCGAGCGGCCTTGCCGCACTGGCGCTGCGCAATTCAGGCCATCTCGGCCGTGTCGGCGACTGGGCCGAAATGGCGGCGGCCGAAGGGCTCGTGTCGATTCATTTCGTGACCGCGGCGGGCTCGCTGCTGGTTGCCCCCTATGGCGGCGTCGAGAAGCGGTTCTCCACGGCGCCGTATTGCGTCGGTATTCCGCGCCACGGGCAGGATCCGATCGTGCTGGATTTCGCGACCTCCATCGTCGCCGAAGGCAAGGTGCTGGTGGCGAGTCGTGGCGGCAAGAAGCTGCCCAAGGGCGCGCTGATCGATGCCGACGGCACGCTGAGCGAGGATCCCGCGGTGCTGTATGGGCCCTATGAGGCGGAAGGGACGCGCGATCACACCAAGGGGACGGGGGCGATCCGCGCCTTCGGCGAGCACAAGGGATCGGGACTCGCCTTTATTTGCGAGCTGCTCGGCGGCGCCTTGACCGGCACCGGTGCGACGTCGGCGAACCGGCGCTTCGCCAACGGCATGCTCGCGATCTACATCGACCCGAAGGTGGTCGATCCCGCCGACTTCTTCGATGGCGAGATTGCGCGCTACACGGATTTCATCCGGACGACCAAGCCCGTGTCAGGCGTCGATCAGGTGCTGGTGCCGGGTGACACCGAGCGCAAGATGCGGGCGGAGCGCACGGCCAATGGTGTGCCCTTGCCCGATGACACCTGGGCGGCAATAGTGAACACGGCGCGCGAAGTGGGTGTCAGCGAGGCGAGCATTCAGCGGGCGACATCGTGA
- the hpaR gene encoding homoprotocatechuate degradation operon regulator HpaR: MSETRAKAAKAAAKEARKLPMRDFSQSLPMALLRAREAVMRQFRPSLRRHGLTEQQWRILRALAAVDAIEVTELARVAFLLGPSLSRIVRDLEARGLIEREVDARDLRRGLLSISSKGLKLIAEVAPNSEAVYASIARRYGARKLAALHKMLGELEQSMGGDVDLDEDADD; encoded by the coding sequence ATGAGCGAGACCAGGGCGAAGGCTGCGAAAGCCGCAGCGAAGGAGGCCCGCAAGCTGCCGATGCGCGATTTCTCGCAGTCGTTGCCAATGGCCTTGCTGCGGGCACGCGAGGCCGTGATGCGGCAGTTTCGCCCGAGCCTGCGGCGCCACGGCCTCACGGAGCAGCAATGGCGGATCCTGCGTGCGCTGGCGGCCGTCGATGCGATCGAGGTCACGGAGCTGGCGCGGGTTGCGTTCCTGCTCGGTCCGAGCCTGTCCCGCATCGTCCGCGACCTGGAGGCGCGCGGCCTGATCGAGCGGGAGGTCGACGCGCGTGACCTGCGGCGTGGGCTGCTGTCGATCTCTTCGAAGGGTCTGAAGCTGATCGCCGAGGTCGCGCCGAACTCGGAGGCGGTCTATGCCTCGATTGCGCGGCGCTATGGCGCACGTAAGCTTGCCGCGTTGCACAAAATGCTGGGCGAGCTCGAGCAGAGCATGGGCGGCGACGTCGATCTCGATGAGGACGCCGATGACTGA